The genome window ATGTCCCGGTTACCTTTTGTCCCAAAGGTACGGCTTGTCAGCAAGAGCCTTTACCTTTGCCCCGGATCTAATTCCAGGAAAACACCTTTCAACATGTCCTTACTCGAAGACCTGACGTGGCGCTACGCCACCAAAAAAATGAACGGCGAGCGTATTCCCGCCGATAAGCTGAATTACATTCTGGAAGCGGCGCGCCTGGCCCCGTCCTCGTCGGGACTGCAGCCCTACAAAATCCTGGTTATCTCGGACCCGGCGCTGCTGGCCAAGATCCGGGAGGTGTCCTTCAACCAGAGCCAGGTGACGGACTGCTCGCACCTGCTGGTGTTTGTGGCCTGGGACGGCTACAGCGAGGAGCGCATCACGCGCGTCTTCAACTACACCATGGACCAGCGCGGCCTGCCGCACCAGACCATGGCCGACTACAAGCAGAATCTGTGGTCCATGTACGAGCCCCTGGGCCAAGAGTGGCACGCTCAGCACGCAGCCAAGCAGAGCTACATTGCCTTTGCCATGGCTATTGCGGCAGCGGCGGAACAGCGCGTGGACGCTACGCCCATTGAAGGCTTCAACGCCGAACAGCTCGATACCCTGCTGCAGCTGAGAGGCAGTGGCTACCGCAGCGCGGTGCTGTTGCCGCTCGGCTACCGGCAGGAGTCGGAAGACTGGCTGGTGAACATGAAGAAGGTGCGCACCCCGATGGAGGAATTCGCCCAAGAGCTGACGCTGGCTGATCTGACGAACGCTGAGGAGCAGGCCGCCCAGTAGGCACCTGCCCTTGACGAAAGTGCCCCGTAATCGTCCTATTCCTGGCTTATCCAGCGGGCAGTAGGTTGTTACGGGGCACTTTTGCGTGGTAAAGGGGGGCGCACTATAGTAAGAACGGAAAACAACGCTAAGGTCAGTTAATCAGATTCCGGTGGTGGGGTGTCGCAGGAAACGGGCGTTTTTTCGGCCCAGTAAATAGCGCACGGAAAAAGCAGCAGAAAGTGGTCTGCAACTGTCTCATTAGCTGTTCTCATTATTCAACGGCTCACTATCCTTGCCCCCGTTGACTTATCGAGAAAAGCACTATGATTTTTGGTTATGCCCGCGTTAGTACCCCCGACCAGCAGTTGCATTTACAGACCGACGCGCTGCAAGCCTACGGCTGCGTGGAAGTCGCTCAGGAAAAAGTGTCATCGGTCAAAGAGCGGCCAGCTCTCCGGCACCTGCTGACCCGCTTGCGGCCGGGCGATACGCTCGTGGTGTGGAAGCTCGACCGACTGGGCCGTTCGCTCAAAGACCTGGTCACCCTAGTCAGCGGCTTCCAGCAACTGGACATTCACTTTGTCAGCCTGCAGGACCACTTGGACACGACGACGGCACAGGGCCGGCTGATGTTTAACCTGTTTGCCTCTCTGGCCGAGTTTGAGCGCGATATTATCCGGGAACGAACGAAAGCCGGCTTGACGGCCGCCCGCGCCCGCGGCCGGCAGGGCGGGCGGCCCAAGGGGCTGTCCAAAGAAGCCCTGTCCAAGGCCCAGGCCGCGAAAACGCTCTACCTGCAGCAGGATAAGACGGTGGCGGAAATCGGCAAACTCCTAGGGGTCGGCCGGGCCACCATTTACCGCTACTTGGCGTACCTGGGAGTGGCAACCGGCGGAAAAGCGCAGGAATCGGCGTAGTTGCCGCATTGCCGAATTGCCGGGTGCCTGCTCGTGGCGGCTGCCGTCAGAAAGTCTTCAGAATTGCCGGCTACCTTTCCGCTGTTCCTAACCCTGCTCTCCCGTGAAGCTGCTGATTGTAGAAGACGAGCCCGCCCTGCGTACCTCTCTGGTGGAGTACCTGCGCCAGGACGGCTATGTTGTGGAAGCCGCGGCTAGTTACGAGCAGGCCCACGAGAAAATCAAGCTCTACCAGTACGACTGCGTGCTGCTGGATTTGACCCTACCCGACGGCAACGGGCTGGACGTGGTGCGCACGCTCAAGGCCGACCGCTCCCCGGCCGGGGTGCTGATTATCTCGGCCCGGGGCGCGCTCGACGATAAAGTGCTGGGCCTGGAGCTGGGGGCTGATGACTACCTGGCCAAGCCGTTCCACCTCTCGGAGCTGAGTGCCCGGCTGAAGGCCATCATCCGGCGGCGGCAGTTTCAGGGGCAGCGCCACCTGCTATTTCAGGAGTTGACCGTGTTTCCCGACCAGGCCCAGGTGCTGGTCAACGGCGAGCAGGTACTGCTCACGCGCAAGGAGTTTGACCTGCTGCTATATCTGCTCACCCATCCCGGCCGCGTGCTGACCAAGGAATCTATTGCCGAGCACGTGTGGGGCGACGCGGCCGATGCGGCCGACTCCTTCGACTTTCTCTACACCCACCTGAAGAACCTGCGGCGTAAGCTGCAGGAGAAAGGAGTCGGGGACTACATCCGCTCCGTGTACGGGGTAGGCTATAAGTTCAGCGCGGAATGAAGCTGCTGGCCGCTACCAACCGCTACTACCTTCTGCTGGCCACCGTACTCTTCACCGTGGGCAGCGTACTGCTGTACTATGGCGTGCGCTGGACGCTGCAAAGCGAGGTAGAGGAGCGCCTGTTTCAGCAGCGCGACTACCTGCGGGAGCAGGTGCAGCGCACCGGCCGCCTGCCCGGCACCCCGTTTGAGGGGCGCATGCAGCTCAGTGCAAAGCCCCAGCCGGAAGGCCTGCGCGACACCCTGCTGCTGGAACCCCTGGAAAACGAGCTGGAGCCCTACCGTCAGCTCACGTTCCGGCTGCAGCTCAATGGGCAAACCCAGTGGGTGTCGCTGAGCAAAGCCCTGCTGGAAACCTACGAAGTGCAGCGCCTGATTTTGTTGCTGCTGGTGGGTGTGCTGGGCACGCTGCTGCTGGGCGTGGTGCTGCTCAACCGCTGGCTGACCCACCGCCTCTGGACCCCGTTTGAGCAGACCCTGCACCAGCTGCAGGGCTATGATATACGTCAGCACCAGGTCCTGCAGCTGCCCGTCACCCGCATCGAGGAGTTTGCCCAACTCAACCATACGCTCACCCAGCTGAGCGAGCGGGTCGCGGCCGACTACGCCACGCTTAAGGAGTTCACCGAAAACGCGGCCCACGAAACCCGCACTCCGCTGGCCATCATGCAGGCCAAGCTGGAACAGCTGCTGCAGCTGCCCGATCTGCCCGCGCCGGCCGGCCCCTTGGTGGGCGACCTGTACGCAGCCGTGCAGCGGCTGGCCCGCCTGCACCAGGGCCTGACGCTGCTCAGCAAAATCGAGAACCAGCAGTTTGCCGCCACCCAGCCGCTGCCGCTGGCCGAGTTGCTGCGCGAGAAGCTGGGCCAACTGGAAGAGTTCATGCAGCAGAAAAACCTGCAGCTGGACGTACAGATCAGCGCCGAGCCAGTACTGCTGATGCACCCGGCCCTGGCGGATTCGTTGCTTAGCAACCTGCTACACAACGCCATCCGGCACAACCAGCTGGGCGGCCTGCTGCGGGTGCAATTAAGCGCCACCGAGCTGATGATCACCAATGCCGGTCCGGCCCTGACGGCGCAGCAGGAGCCCGCCCAGTTTTTCGAGCGGTTCCGCAAGCAGAACGCCGCGTCCGAGTCGCCCGGTCTGGGTTTGTCCATCGTGCAGAGCATCACAGGCTTCTATGGCTTTACCGTGACGTATGGGTACGCCCCGGACCCGCCGCGGCATACGCTGCGCGTCCGGTTTGGGCCGGCGGCTAGCGCGCGCTGACAACTACAGAATGTGCACAGAATTGGCTCTTACGTTTGGGGCCTACCTGCTGCTGCCTTCTGTATGTTTCGCTCTGTACTGCTCCCCTGGCTATGCTGTCTGCTGCCCCTATTTCCAGCCCGGGCCCAGATGGTACCATCCGCTTCGCTAACGCCCTCCACGAGTGATTCCACGGCCCATCGGGCGCTCTGGCAGCGGCCGGTAAGCCGGGCAGTGCTGGTGCCCACGCTGCTGCTCACGGCCGGGGCCCTGACCACCCACCGGGTGGAACTGCTGGAATCAGACGAGGAGCTGCGGGAGGAAATCCGCGAGCACATGGGCCGGCCCGCGACCACGCTCGACAACCAGCTGCGCTACCTGCCGGGGGCAGTAACGCTCGGCCTAGGTTTGGCCGGGGTGCCGGGCCGCCACAAACCGGTGGATCAGCTGCTGCTGGCGGCGCTGGCCTTCACCCTCAACGACGCGGCGACCAGCAACCTGAAGAGGCTCACGCAGGTGCAGCGCCCCGACAGGTCCGACTTCCATTCCTTTCCCAGCCAGCACACCAGCCTGGCCTTCGCCTCGGCCACGTTCCTGCACAAGGAATACGGCGGGCGCAGCATCTGGTACAGCCTTGGGGGCTACGGCGTGGCCGCCACTACGGGGGGCATCCGCATGGCCAAGGATGCGCACTGGCTCTCCGACGTGCTGGCCGGCGCCGGCGTGGGCATTCTCTCCACCGAGGCGGCCTACTGGCTGTATCCGCGCCTTATGAAGCCGATGCGCCGGGTGCTGGGCAGCCGGGCACTGGTGGTACCCACATACCAGCAGGGCGCCGTGGGGGCCACCGCGGTGGTCCGGCTGTGAGGCCGCTGCTCCTTCTTTTCCTGAATCCGGCCCCGTTTCTTCCTGTGGCCCCACTTTCTGCCAGACAGCATATGCGCAAGCGACTTATCCAGTACCCGTTGCTGCTCCTGTTGAGCGGCGTAGTAGCTCACCCTCTTTCTGCGCAGGTAGTGCCCCCGCAGACAGTGCCCCCGCAGACGATACTCCCGGATACCACGCACAAGTTTGAGAACCCCAATGCCCTAGCGGCAAGCAGC of Hymenobacter yonginensis contains these proteins:
- a CDS encoding sensor histidine kinase, translating into MKLLAATNRYYLLLATVLFTVGSVLLYYGVRWTLQSEVEERLFQQRDYLREQVQRTGRLPGTPFEGRMQLSAKPQPEGLRDTLLLEPLENELEPYRQLTFRLQLNGQTQWVSLSKALLETYEVQRLILLLLVGVLGTLLLGVVLLNRWLTHRLWTPFEQTLHQLQGYDIRQHQVLQLPVTRIEEFAQLNHTLTQLSERVAADYATLKEFTENAAHETRTPLAIMQAKLEQLLQLPDLPAPAGPLVGDLYAAVQRLARLHQGLTLLSKIENQQFAATQPLPLAELLREKLGQLEEFMQQKNLQLDVQISAEPVLLMHPALADSLLSNLLHNAIRHNQLGGLLRVQLSATELMITNAGPALTAQQEPAQFFERFRKQNAASESPGLGLSIVQSITGFYGFTVTYGYAPDPPRHTLRVRFGPAASAR
- a CDS encoding recombinase family protein, with the translated sequence MIFGYARVSTPDQQLHLQTDALQAYGCVEVAQEKVSSVKERPALRHLLTRLRPGDTLVVWKLDRLGRSLKDLVTLVSGFQQLDIHFVSLQDHLDTTTAQGRLMFNLFASLAEFERDIIRERTKAGLTAARARGRQGGRPKGLSKEALSKAQAAKTLYLQQDKTVAEIGKLLGVGRATIYRYLAYLGVATGGKAQESA
- a CDS encoding response regulator transcription factor encodes the protein MKLLIVEDEPALRTSLVEYLRQDGYVVEAAASYEQAHEKIKLYQYDCVLLDLTLPDGNGLDVVRTLKADRSPAGVLIISARGALDDKVLGLELGADDYLAKPFHLSELSARLKAIIRRRQFQGQRHLLFQELTVFPDQAQVLVNGEQVLLTRKEFDLLLYLLTHPGRVLTKESIAEHVWGDAADAADSFDFLYTHLKNLRRKLQEKGVGDYIRSVYGVGYKFSAE
- a CDS encoding phosphatase PAP2 family protein, with the translated sequence MVPSASLTPSTSDSTAHRALWQRPVSRAVLVPTLLLTAGALTTHRVELLESDEELREEIREHMGRPATTLDNQLRYLPGAVTLGLGLAGVPGRHKPVDQLLLAALAFTLNDAATSNLKRLTQVQRPDRSDFHSFPSQHTSLAFASATFLHKEYGGRSIWYSLGGYGVAATTGGIRMAKDAHWLSDVLAGAGVGILSTEAAYWLYPRLMKPMRRVLGSRALVVPTYQQGAVGATAVVRL
- a CDS encoding nitroreductase family protein, which translates into the protein MSLLEDLTWRYATKKMNGERIPADKLNYILEAARLAPSSSGLQPYKILVISDPALLAKIREVSFNQSQVTDCSHLLVFVAWDGYSEERITRVFNYTMDQRGLPHQTMADYKQNLWSMYEPLGQEWHAQHAAKQSYIAFAMAIAAAAEQRVDATPIEGFNAEQLDTLLQLRGSGYRSAVLLPLGYRQESEDWLVNMKKVRTPMEEFAQELTLADLTNAEEQAAQ